A genomic window from Desulfatiglans sp. includes:
- a CDS encoding YkgJ family cysteine cluster protein: protein MMIINPCISCGACCALFRASFYWAETSEFTQGGVPSHLTVKINDFMVAMKGTDNIHPRCDCLEGEIGHSVYCKIYENRSSVCREFKPAWEDNLPSPRCDYARNVWGLAPLTPDSWSSPEGYPKAA from the coding sequence ATTATGATAATAAATCCATGCATTAGTTGCGGCGCCTGCTGTGCCCTTTTTCGCGCCTCCTTTTACTGGGCAGAGACATCGGAATTTACCCAAGGTGGTGTCCCTTCCCATTTGACTGTAAAGATAAATGATTTCATGGTAGCAATGAAAGGAACGGATAATATACATCCACGCTGCGACTGTCTTGAAGGAGAGATAGGGCATAGTGTCTATTGCAAAATCTATGAAAACCGCTCCTCTGTATGCAGGGAGTTTAAGCCTGCCTGGGAAGATAATCTCCCTTCTCCAAGGTGTGATTATGCACGAAATGTCTGGGGGCTTGCCCCGCTTACCCCTGATTCATGGAGTTCTCCTGAAGGTTACCCCAAGGCTGCATGA
- a CDS encoding uroporphyrinogen decarboxylase, protein MLTKRQNLLETIRGGKPDRFVNQYEALACQDTMFGMIMGDPVSAGNPSPGPGQQAVNGWGVTIKWPEGLPGPFPVHDDAHKVIKDVTKWRDVVKSPKLDYPDSEWEKYKPSVEAIDRNEVFATVFIAPGIFEQTHYLMGVDTALMNLALEPEAMKDLIDYITEWELGYAKLLCKHFKPDCVFHHDDWGSHTSSFMSPDMFNEFFVEPYKKIYGYYKANGVELIVHHSDAYGANLVPYMIEMGIDIWQGCVTTNKTPELVKKYGGKISFMGDIDNGVVDRENWSREVIAREVRRACTTNGKLYFIPNTTMGGPMSTYPGVYEAVSEEIDKMSKEMF, encoded by the coding sequence ATGCTTACAAAAAGACAAAATCTATTGGAAACAATAAGAGGTGGAAAACCGGACAGGTTTGTAAACCAGTATGAAGCACTGGCATGTCAGGATACCATGTTCGGCATGATCATGGGCGATCCTGTCAGTGCAGGAAACCCATCACCTGGGCCAGGACAACAGGCTGTTAACGGCTGGGGTGTCACAATAAAGTGGCCGGAAGGGCTGCCAGGGCCATTTCCTGTTCATGATGATGCGCACAAGGTCATAAAGGACGTAACAAAATGGCGGGATGTTGTAAAATCACCAAAGCTTGACTATCCTGATTCAGAATGGGAAAAATATAAACCCTCTGTTGAGGCAATCGATAGAAATGAGGTGTTTGCCACAGTCTTTATAGCTCCCGGTATATTTGAGCAGACCCATTACCTTATGGGTGTGGATACCGCCCTTATGAACCTGGCTTTAGAACCAGAAGCAATGAAGGACCTGATTGACTATATCACAGAATGGGAACTTGGTTATGCAAAGCTTCTTTGTAAACATTTTAAACCGGATTGTGTATTCCACCATGATGACTGGGGCAGCCATACCTCCTCATTCATGTCTCCTGATATGTTTAATGAATTTTTTGTTGAACCATATAAAAAGATATATGGCTATTACAAGGCAAACGGTGTTGAGCTTATTGTTCATCACAGTGATGCGTATGGCGCAAACCTCGTACCTTATATGATAGAGATGGGAATTGATATATGGCAGGGATGTGTTACAACCAATAAGACACCTGAGCTGGTTAAAAAATATGGCGGAAAGATCTCCTTTATGGGTGATATTGATAACGGCGTTGTTGATCGCGAGAACTGGTCACGGGAAGTTATCGCCAGAGAGGTAAGAAGGGCATGTACAACAAACGGGAAGCTCTATTTTATCCCGAACACAACAATGGGCGGCCCAATGAGCACATACCCCGGTGTGTATGAGGCTGTTTCCGAGGAAATAGACAAGATGAGTAAAGAGATGTTCTAA
- a CDS encoding radical SAM protein: protein MDINDILKKSQANDILSHNELVHILSFPPDSMESYMVMAEASRISKGLTGGEAEVHAQFAVNLGPCPCECLFCSFARSNRIFSDETEITHKTAVDYAKMFEDNGANAIYMMSNAKFSFERFIEISVEVRRNLKPETIMLANIGDQGLENAMKLKDTGFTGVYHAVRLREGIDTGIPVDQRIRSINNFKEAGLKVGTCVEPVGPEHTNEELATMIALITTFAPSFSGAARRIPIPGTEMAKRGMISELRMAQILAATRLGTPERVPGNCTHEPCALGAVAGANLFWAEVGANPRDTEKKTEEGRGETVESCCKIFNEAGWEVIKGSSRYFR, encoded by the coding sequence ATGGATATTAATGATATATTAAAAAAATCACAGGCTAACGATATCTTGTCTCACAATGAACTTGTCCATATACTGAGCTTTCCTCCTGATTCAATGGAAAGTTATATGGTAATGGCCGAGGCATCCCGTATTTCAAAGGGACTCACAGGGGGAGAGGCTGAGGTGCATGCACAGTTTGCTGTCAACCTTGGGCCCTGCCCGTGTGAATGCCTTTTCTGTTCATTTGCAAGGAGTAACAGAATATTTAGTGATGAGACTGAAATCACACATAAAACCGCAGTGGATTACGCTAAAATGTTTGAGGATAATGGCGCAAATGCTATTTACATGATGTCCAATGCAAAGTTTTCCTTTGAACGTTTTATTGAAATATCCGTTGAGGTCAGAAGAAACCTGAAGCCTGAAACAATCATGCTGGCCAATATTGGTGATCAGGGTCTGGAAAATGCGATGAAACTTAAAGATACCGGATTCACAGGGGTATATCATGCGGTACGTTTAAGGGAAGGGATTGATACAGGGATACCTGTTGATCAGAGGATAAGGAGTATCAATAATTTCAAAGAAGCGGGCCTTAAGGTAGGCACATGTGTTGAACCTGTTGGGCCTGAACATACCAATGAAGAACTTGCCACTATGATAGCGCTGATCACCACATTTGCGCCTTCATTCAGCGGCGCTGCAAGAAGGATACCTATACCCGGTACAGAAATGGCAAAAAGGGGCATGATATCTGAATTAAGGATGGCCCAGATATTGGCAGCTACAAGGCTTGGTACTCCAGAGAGAGTCCCTGGTAACTGTACCCATGAACCATGTGCACTTGGCGCTGTAGCAGGCGCAAACCTCTTCTGGGCAGAGGTCGGTGCAAACCCCAGAGATACTGAAAAAAAGACTGAAGAGGGAAGAGGCGAGACAGTAGAAAGCTGCTGTAAAATTTTTAATGAAGCAGGGTGGGAGGTAATAAAGGGGTCATCAAGGTATTTCAGATAG
- the tilS gene encoding tRNA lysidine(34) synthetase TilS — protein MSDAMQVKQMISQARKTISKYNMIRKGDRIVVAVSGGADSICLLDILAALSNELDLTLITAHFEHDFRPLEDPFETALTEEHSRSLNLPFETEKASGLDLSASSLEEKARELRYDFFERVRKRYNADLIAMGHNLNDQAETVLMRLLRGSGIAGLSGIPPVRDNIIIRPLIETSREDILRYLEERQLRYAVDSSNKDIRFTRNRIRQILIPEMIKYQPELIEMLGRLSDHLREENRLVETWADEWINNNLKKNQNNAYLVDIKSVKTLHHALIKRIIRGIVKSYNNSTYSIESDHVQEIFDLLYNPKPNITINLPGNLIARKEYNSLIFTYRGSCPDSFCYELKSSGETSIKEIGRTIFIEETVNRPGIIKANADIALLDKELLSYPLTVRNFMPGDRFVPLGMKGHRKLKDFFIDLKIPSQKRKEIPVFLKKNQVIWVGGYRIDDRFKVTTETKEILKISLI, from the coding sequence ATGAGTGATGCCATGCAAGTGAAACAGATGATAAGCCAGGCCAGAAAGACCATATCAAAATACAATATGATCCGAAAGGGAGATCGTATCGTAGTTGCCGTTTCAGGAGGGGCGGACTCCATATGTCTTTTGGACATACTGGCCGCTCTTTCAAATGAACTGGATCTAACTCTTATAACAGCCCATTTTGAACATGACTTCAGACCTCTGGAAGACCCTTTTGAAACCGCACTTACAGAGGAACATTCAAGATCATTAAATCTACCCTTTGAGACAGAAAAGGCATCGGGCCTTGATTTAAGCGCCTCTTCCCTTGAAGAAAAGGCAAGGGAACTCAGATATGATTTTTTTGAAAGGGTAAGGAAAAGATATAATGCTGACCTGATTGCGATGGGGCATAACCTCAATGATCAGGCCGAAACCGTGTTGATGAGACTATTAAGGGGGAGCGGCATTGCAGGGCTTTCAGGAATACCCCCGGTAAGAGATAATATCATTATCCGGCCACTTATAGAGACCAGCAGGGAGGATATCTTAAGGTATCTTGAGGAAAGGCAGCTCAGATATGCTGTTGACAGCTCCAACAAAGACATCCGGTTTACAAGGAACAGGATTAGACAGATATTGATACCGGAGATGATCAAATATCAGCCTGAATTGATTGAGATGCTCGGGCGTCTTTCAGATCATCTCAGGGAAGAAAACCGCCTTGTTGAAACATGGGCCGATGAATGGATTAATAACAACCTTAAAAAAAATCAGAATAATGCATACCTCGTTGATATCAAGTCAGTTAAGACTCTCCACCATGCCCTTATTAAAAGGATAATCAGGGGTATTGTGAAAAGCTATAATAACAGCACGTATAGCATTGAATCGGATCATGTACAGGAGATATTTGATCTCCTCTACAACCCAAAACCCAATATAACTATTAATCTGCCTGGAAACCTTATTGCCCGCAAGGAGTATAACTCCCTGATTTTTACATACCGGGGCTCCTGCCCTGATTCATTCTGTTATGAGTTGAAATCCAGTGGAGAGACCAGTATCAAGGAGATCGGAAGGACAATTTTCATAGAGGAAACAGTTAACAGACCTGGTATCATTAAGGCGAATGCAGATATTGCCCTTCTTGATAAAGAACTGCTTTCATACCCTCTTACTGTAAGGAATTTCATGCCTGGCGACAGATTCGTTCCACTCGGAATGAAAGGACACAGAAAGCTAAAGGATTTTTTTATAGACCTAAAAATTCCATCTCAGAAAAGGAAAGAGATCCCTGTTTTTTTAAAGAAAAACCAAGTAATCTGGGTAGGAGGATACCGGATTGATGACCGTTTCAAGGTGACAACGGAAACAAAGGAGATATTAAAGATCTCCCTCATATGA
- a CDS encoding integration host factor subunit alpha, translating into MSLTKTEIVENLVKIGFNRKKAVQMLENLLEIIKRDLENGEDVLISGFGKFSIKNKKERRGRNPATGDDLILGKRKVITFNCSSVLRERFNK; encoded by the coding sequence ATGTCATTAACAAAAACAGAGATTGTGGAGAATCTGGTTAAAATTGGTTTTAATCGTAAAAAGGCAGTACAGATGCTTGAAAACCTTTTGGAGATCATAAAAAGAGATCTGGAAAACGGTGAAGATGTGCTGATTTCAGGTTTTGGCAAATTCAGCATAAAAAATAAAAAAGAGCGCAGAGGCAGGAACCCGGCAACAGGCGATGACCTGATTCTGGGAAAAAGAAAGGTTATAACCTTTAACTGCTCTTCGGTTTTAAGGGAGAGGTTTAATAAATAG
- a CDS encoding PilZ domain-containing protein: MGSENRKFTRFYYRMKSELSVNGCTYMIEELINLSIGGCLLPTSVNANTGDKCLLKIMLGDNDEAPVVSVEGKIVRIDDVTSAIVFTKIDPESLDHLHSIALYNASDPKKVEQEIKKHPGLF; encoded by the coding sequence ATGGGCTCTGAAAATAGAAAGTTTACACGTTTTTACTATAGAATGAAGTCTGAATTATCTGTCAACGGTTGTACATACATGATAGAAGAGTTGATAAATCTCAGTATAGGAGGGTGTCTGCTCCCCACAAGCGTCAACGCAAATACCGGGGATAAATGTCTCCTGAAAATAATGCTCGGGGATAATGATGAGGCCCCTGTTGTTTCGGTAGAAGGCAAGATAGTAAGGATTGATGATGTAACATCTGCTATTGTGTTTACAAAGATAGACCCTGAGAGCCTTGACCATCTGCACAGCATTGCCCTTTATAATGCCTCTGATCCCAAAAAGGTGGAACAGGAGATAAAAAAACATCCCGGGTTGTTTTAG
- the hisH gene encoding imidazole glycerol phosphate synthase subunit HisH produces MIAIIDYNAGNLTSVKRALDFIGVSSLITSDFKKILDADRVIFPGVGAAGKAISDLKANRLDIALKEVFESGKPVLGICLGTQIILESSQENNTRCLSLVKGDVLKFPDDLKDTEGRKLKVPHMGWNSIKLKKPHPLFDGVAEDIEFYFVHSYYPAPSSPDNILGETLYGIRFTSVLTSGNLVAVQFHPEKSGRPGLKILENFCKWSGK; encoded by the coding sequence ATGATAGCGATTATTGATTATAATGCCGGAAATCTGACAAGTGTAAAAAGGGCACTTGATTTCATTGGTGTGAGTTCCTTAATTACATCCGACTTTAAAAAAATTCTGGATGCAGACAGGGTTATTTTCCCCGGTGTCGGGGCAGCAGGAAAGGCCATCAGTGACCTGAAGGCAAACAGGCTCGATATTGCATTAAAAGAGGTATTTGAGTCAGGTAAACCGGTGCTTGGCATCTGCCTTGGCACTCAGATCATACTCGAATCAAGCCAGGAGAATAATACCCGGTGTCTTTCACTTGTAAAAGGGGATGTGCTGAAATTCCCGGATGACCTCAAGGACACTGAAGGTAGAAAACTGAAGGTGCCTCATATGGGGTGGAACAGTATAAAATTAAAAAAGCCTCATCCTCTATTTGACGGGGTGGCGGAGGATATTGAGTTCTATTTTGTCCACTCATATTACCCTGCGCCTTCATCCCCTGATAATATCTTAGGTGAGACCTTATACGGGATCCGATTCACCTCTGTATTAACCTCTGGCAATCTTGTTGCAGTGCAATTTCACCCTGAGAAGAGCGGCAGACCGGGGCTTAAAATCCTTGAAAATTTTTGCAAGTGGAGCGGGAAATAA
- the hisF gene encoding imidazole glycerol phosphate synthase subunit HisF encodes MLSKRIISCLDVKDGRLTKGVKFKGNVDIGDPVETAYQYYLHGADEIVFYDITASSEGRDIMIETVKKVAEKIFIPFSVGGGIKTVEEMRRVLLAGAEKISVNSAAVQNPEIISQGADAFGSQCIVLGMDVKKVPVSENIPSGYEVVINGGRRHMGLDALLWAKKGEGLGAGEICLNSIDADGTKEGYELELNSLISSNVGIPVIASGGAGTPEHIFQVLDDDRADAALIASMTHFNEYTIREIKEYLSERGIKVRMNW; translated from the coding sequence ATGTTGAGTAAAAGGATAATCTCCTGCCTGGATGTAAAGGATGGAAGGCTTACAAAGGGTGTAAAATTCAAGGGCAATGTCGATATAGGTGATCCGGTAGAAACAGCCTACCAGTATTACCTGCACGGGGCTGATGAAATAGTCTTTTATGATATTACCGCCTCAAGTGAGGGCCGCGATATCATGATAGAGACAGTAAAAAAGGTGGCCGAAAAAATCTTTATACCCTTTTCAGTGGGAGGGGGTATAAAAACAGTTGAAGAGATGAGAAGAGTTCTGCTTGCAGGCGCTGAAAAGATCAGCGTTAATTCCGCTGCAGTGCAGAATCCTGAGATTATCTCACAGGGGGCTGATGCCTTTGGAAGTCAGTGTATCGTACTTGGAATGGATGTCAAAAAGGTGCCTGTCTCCGAAAATATCCCCAGCGGGTATGAGGTTGTCATAAACGGCGGCAGAAGACATATGGGACTTGATGCACTTCTCTGGGCAAAAAAAGGTGAAGGCCTTGGTGCCGGTGAAATATGCCTTAATTCCATAGATGCAGACGGTACGAAGGAGGGTTATGAGCTTGAGCTGAACAGTCTCATATCTTCAAATGTAGGCATCCCGGTAATTGCTTCGGGCGGCGCAGGCACCCCCGAACATATTTTTCAGGTGCTTGATGATGACAGGGCTGATGCGGCACTGATAGCATCCATGACCCATTTTAATGAGTATACAATAAGAGAAATAAAGGAATATCTCTCAGAGAGGGGAATAAAGGTCCGTATGAACTGGTGA
- a CDS encoding response regulator produces MAKILIVDDEEHIRFLYSEELAEAGYEITTADSGYMLLEKIESEKPDLVVLDIKMVDYNGLDLLQDIRNKFYELPVILCTAYDTFKEDMKSIAADFYVIKSFDLTELKNKIKLALEASSAI; encoded by the coding sequence ATGGCCAAGATACTGATAGTTGATGATGAAGAGCATATCCGCTTTCTCTACTCAGAAGAGCTGGCAGAGGCAGGCTATGAAATTACCACTGCTGACAGCGGGTATATGCTGCTGGAAAAGATAGAGTCTGAAAAACCTGACCTTGTTGTGCTTGATATAAAAATGGTGGACTATAACGGGCTTGATCTGCTTCAGGATATACGTAATAAATTTTATGAACTGCCTGTCATACTCTGTACAGCATACGATACATTCAAGGAAGACATGAAATCCATTGCCGCGGATTTTTATGTCATCAAATCCTTTGATCTGACAGAGCTTAAGAACAAGATAAAACTGGCCCTTGAGGCAAGTTCAGCCATATAA
- a CDS encoding 23S rRNA (pseudouridine(1915)-N(3))-methyltransferase RlmH: MIRFNFIMVDRTRASYIREGEEEYLKRLKRFVSYKWTEVRPVKITRGISDEEVIRKEGDHIIEKIEHGDYLIALDKGGKQYSSEGFASLIKKLSDENRGQVCFIIGGPLGLSEDVKKRADQTLSLSELTLTHEMVRLILTEQIYRAFTILERHKYHK, translated from the coding sequence GTGATCAGGTTCAATTTTATAATGGTGGACCGGACAAGGGCATCATATATCAGGGAAGGGGAGGAGGAGTACCTTAAGCGCCTTAAACGATTCGTTAGTTATAAATGGACAGAGGTGAGGCCTGTAAAAATCACCAGGGGCATCTCAGATGAGGAGGTTATCCGCAAAGAGGGTGACCATATCATTGAAAAGATCGAACATGGCGATTACCTGATAGCCCTGGATAAAGGGGGTAAGCAATACAGTTCCGAGGGGTTTGCCTCTCTGATAAAGAAACTGTCTGATGAAAACAGGGGCCAGGTCTGTTTTATAATAGGCGGCCCTCTGGGATTATCAGAAGATGTTAAAAAAAGGGCTGATCAGACTCTCTCTCTATCTGAATTGACCCTTACCCATGAGATGGTCAGGCTGATCCTTACTGAACAGATTTACAGGGCATTTACAATATTGGAGAGGCACAAATACCATAAATAG
- the thrC gene encoding threonine synthase, with product MKISQLPEDIRKYIMPSPNGAMSYRCLGCNNHFGIDELLYTCPECGTVLMLEDTSFDRYKEISGEMWRKIFDYRSMICDPPLKGIFRFYEFIAPVIPLDKIVYLGEGHTPVVKANSRLRDIVGRNFFFKDDGLNPSASFKDRGMACAMSYINYFASKNNVDKILAICASTGDTSAAAALYASYMGEFLKSAVILPQGKVTPQQLAQPLGAGAKVLEIPGVFDDCMKVVEALAENYHVALLNSKNSWRILGQESYSYEIAQAFDYEVGDKVIVLPIGNAGNITAVMSGFLKFYKAGVIKNLPKIIGVQSEHADPVYRYYLEGNPDKRVFKAVNVKASVAQAAMIGNPVSMPRVIEVANAYNNATPERKVFVVQVKEQEIMDSMIMANRNGNVVCTQGGESMAGMKRAVELGIVKKDEIGILDSTAHMLKFLSFQEKYFNDSFEPEFNVKPVQELKNFPMFVKPSTLEIFPSPGRPLSGKEMDKFVDSMSTEIAGILGLEKR from the coding sequence ATGAAAATAAGCCAGTTACCAGAAGATATACGAAAATATATAATGCCATCCCCAAACGGCGCCATGTCATACAGGTGCCTTGGATGCAATAACCATTTTGGAATAGACGAACTGCTCTATACCTGCCCTGAATGCGGCACGGTTCTAATGCTTGAGGATACCTCCTTTGACCGCTACAAGGAGATAAGCGGTGAGATGTGGAGGAAGATATTTGACTACAGGTCAATGATATGTGACCCGCCCCTTAAAGGCATCTTCAGGTTTTATGAGTTCATAGCGCCTGTCATACCGCTTGATAAAATAGTATACCTTGGAGAAGGTCACACGCCTGTAGTAAAGGCAAACAGCAGACTCAGGGATATTGTGGGCAGGAATTTTTTTTTCAAGGATGACGGCCTCAACCCCAGCGCCTCTTTTAAAGACAGGGGCATGGCCTGTGCCATGAGTTATATTAACTATTTTGCATCAAAGAACAATGTAGACAAGATACTTGCCATATGCGCATCCACCGGTGATACTTCCGCTGCTGCTGCCCTTTATGCAAGCTACATGGGTGAATTCTTAAAATCAGCAGTTATTCTGCCCCAGGGAAAGGTCACACCGCAGCAGCTTGCACAACCACTTGGCGCAGGCGCAAAGGTGCTGGAGATCCCCGGTGTGTTTGACGACTGCATGAAGGTGGTTGAGGCCCTTGCCGAGAACTATCATGTTGCGCTTCTTAACTCCAAAAACAGTTGGCGCATACTGGGGCAGGAATCATACTCATATGAGATAGCCCAGGCATTTGACTATGAGGTGGGTGACAAGGTGATTGTCCTTCCTATTGGTAATGCCGGAAACATTACGGCTGTCATGAGCGGATTTTTAAAATTTTATAAAGCAGGCGTTATAAAAAATCTTCCAAAGATAATAGGCGTTCAGTCAGAACATGCTGACCCGGTCTACAGATATTATCTGGAAGGGAACCCTGATAAAAGGGTGTTTAAAGCTGTGAATGTAAAGGCCAGCGTTGCACAGGCCGCCATGATTGGTAACCCTGTCTCAATGCCCAGGGTAATAGAGGTGGCAAATGCATACAATAATGCAACCCCTGAAAGAAAGGTGTTTGTCGTTCAGGTAAAAGAGCAGGAGATAATGGACTCAATGATCATGGCAAACAGAAACGGCAATGTGGTCTGTACCCAGGGAGGCGAATCCATGGCCGGTATGAAAAGGGCAGTGGAGCTCGGGATCGTGAAAAAGGATGAGATAGGCATCCTTGATTCAACTGCACATATGTTAAAATTTTTAAGTTTTCAGGAAAAGTATTTTAATGATTCATTTGAACCTGAATTCAATGTGAAACCTGTTCAGGAGCTGAAAAATTTCCCAATGTTCGTAAAACCCTCTACCCTTGAGATATTCCCTTCACCTGGAAGGCCTCTTTCAGGAAAGGAGATGGATAAATTCGTTGACAGTATGAGCACTGAAATAGCCGGTATTCTCGGACTGGAAAAGAGATAG
- a CDS encoding ATP-dependent DNA helicase produces MKKKISVSVRNLVEYSYRGGDLSFDTFAQINPVDAIRAHQKIQKSRPAEYTGEVSIKREFETENHILEVTGRMDGIFRYTDRIIIEEIKTTTRGLEYYEEFTNPTHWAQLKIYCYIWLMQEGLNEISGQLTYYQLDSGKQKEIINLFNRKELEDFFCKLISHYLKRITDLEKWWEIRNSSIKALEFPFANYRPGQREMAVEVYRAIHQKREILIQAATGIGKTMSTLFPAIKAMAEGLSSKLFYLTARSTGKDSACAAINEMREKGLRIKTLVITTKDKICFKPDAACSPDECEYAKGYFDRVDEAEERFFHEDDFTGDVIARIAEENKVCPFEFSLGLSLIADVIICDYNYVFDPRVYLRRFFLEEENDFILLVDEAHNLVDRSREMFSAEIFKQTFLDTRKEINREELPAIYKKIGGINTALNKLKKRCDENGKKLIVETDAPVSLVPSIRGLIKECEEWFALNIESPSKDTILDLYFNVRTFARILEEYDETYRTIFEIMDKDFRVKLFCIDPSKRLERTFSKNRAAVFFSATMSPSGYFKRLFGCAANTRNLEIASPFPPENLCLIIYSGISTLFKNRESTKTNAAALINPVIDTRKGNYLLFFPSYAYMQMIISLFEAEDKGFEIIIQNQGMTGEERDNFLSRFSVCNENALLGFAVMGGIFGEGIDLAGERLSGAVIYGVGLPGISPERDIIRDYFNETDQAGYEYAYLYPGINRVLQAAGRVIRSETDRGVVILVDERYREHRYKSLFPVNWQPVKVKTKEELERALERFWIGE; encoded by the coding sequence TTGAAAAAAAAGATAAGTGTATCAGTAAGGAACCTTGTTGAATATTCATACAGGGGAGGAGACCTCTCCTTTGATACATTTGCGCAGATCAACCCGGTTGATGCAATACGCGCCCACCAGAAGATACAGAAATCAAGACCAGCCGAGTACACAGGTGAGGTTTCAATAAAAAGAGAATTTGAAACCGAGAACCATATCCTTGAGGTAACAGGCCGTATGGATGGCATATTCCGGTACACAGACCGGATAATAATTGAGGAGATAAAAACCACCACAAGAGGGCTGGAGTATTATGAGGAATTCACTAATCCCACCCACTGGGCCCAGCTTAAGATATACTGCTACATCTGGCTCATGCAGGAAGGGCTTAATGAGATATCAGGCCAGCTTACCTATTACCAGCTCGATTCAGGAAAACAAAAAGAGATCATAAATCTATTTAACCGGAAAGAGCTTGAAGACTTTTTTTGTAAGCTGATTTCCCATTATCTGAAGCGGATAACCGACCTTGAAAAATGGTGGGAGATTAGGAACAGTTCAATAAAGGCGCTTGAATTCCCATTTGCGAATTACAGGCCGGGCCAGAGGGAGATGGCAGTTGAGGTTTACAGGGCAATCCATCAGAAAAGGGAAATACTTATTCAGGCTGCAACCGGCATAGGGAAGACCATGTCAACCCTGTTTCCTGCAATCAAGGCCATGGCCGAAGGCCTTTCATCAAAGCTCTTTTATCTTACAGCAAGGAGCACCGGAAAGGATTCAGCCTGTGCAGCCATCAATGAAATGAGGGAAAAGGGGTTAAGGATCAAGACCCTTGTGATAACCACAAAGGACAAGATCTGTTTCAAGCCTGATGCAGCATGCTCTCCGGATGAGTGCGAATATGCAAAGGGATATTTTGACAGGGTTGATGAGGCAGAGGAGAGATTTTTTCATGAGGACGATTTCACAGGGGATGTTATTGCAAGAATAGCAGAAGAAAATAAGGTGTGCCCATTTGAGTTCAGCCTTGGTCTATCGCTCATAGCGGATGTCATCATATGCGATTATAATTATGTATTTGACCCGCGGGTGTACCTGAGAAGATTTTTTCTGGAGGAGGAAAACGACTTTATCCTTCTTGTGGATGAGGCCCATAATCTGGTGGACAGGTCACGTGAGATGTTTTCCGCTGAGATATTCAAACAGACCTTCCTCGATACGAGAAAGGAGATAAACAGGGAAGAACTGCCCGCTATTTATAAAAAGATAGGTGGCATAAATACAGCCCTCAATAAACTCAAGAAAAGGTGCGATGAAAATGGGAAAAAGTTGATTGTAGAGACAGATGCGCCCGTTTCCCTTGTGCCTTCCATAAGGGGCCTTATCAAGGAGTGTGAAGAGTGGTTTGCACTCAATATAGAGTCTCCATCAAAGGATACCATTCTTGATCTCTATTTTAATGTAAGGACATTTGCCAGGATACTCGAGGAATATGATGAAACCTACAGAACCATATTTGAGATCATGGATAAGGATTTCAGGGTAAAGCTCTTCTGCATAGACCCTTCAAAGAGGCTTGAGAGGACATTCAGCAAAAACAGGGCCGCTGTATTTTTTTCCGCTACCATGTCTCCTTCAGGCTATTTTAAAAGGCTCTTCGGCTGTGCGGCAAACACAAGAAACCTGGAGATAGCCTCGCCCTTTCCTCCCGAAAACCTCTGTCTTATTATTTACAGCGGTATCTCGACCCTGTTCAAAAACAGGGAGTCCACAAAGACGAACGCCGCAGCCCTTATTAACCCTGTTATTGATACACGAAAGGGAAATTATCTCCTCTTTTTTCCATCATATGCCTACATGCAGATGATCATCTCGCTTTTTGAGGCTGAAGATAAGGGTTTTGAGATCATTATCCAGAACCAGGGCATGACAGGGGAGGAGCGGGACAATTTTTTGAGTCGCTTTTCAGTCTGTAATGAAAACGCCCTTTTAGGTTTTGCTGTTATGGGGGGGATATTTGGGGAGGGGATTGATCTGGCTGGAGAAAGGCTTTCAGGGGCTGTAATTTATGGCGTAGGTCTACCAGGTATCTCGCCTGAAAGGGATATTATTCGTGATTATTTCAATGAGACAGATCAGGCAGGTTATGAATATGCATACCTTTACCCCGGTATAAACAGGGTGTTGCAGGCTGCTGGCAGGGTAATCCGCTCTGAAACAGACAGGGGTGTGGTGATCCTTGTGGATGAGAGGTACAGGGAGCACAGATACAAATCCCTTTTCCCTGTGAACTGGCAACCTGTAAAAGTAAAAACAAAGGAAGAACTGGAAAGAGCGCTGGAAAGATTCTGGATCGGGGAATAG